From a region of the Molothrus ater isolate BHLD 08-10-18 breed brown headed cowbird chromosome 27, BPBGC_Mater_1.1, whole genome shotgun sequence genome:
- the NEUROD2 gene encoding neurogenic differentiation factor 2: MLTRLFSEPSLVPEVPKFPGWAEECEEDARSEKEERAGKGCALPEEPPEGSLGESKEEGELGGDEEEEEEEEEGLEEAEGERPKKRGPKKRKMTKARLERSKLRRQKANARERNRMHDLNAALDNLRKVVPCYSKTQKLSKIETLRLAKNYIWALSEILRSGKRPDLVSYVQTLCKGLSQPTTNLVAGCLQLNSRNFLTEQGQEGGRFHGPNAASFAVHPYPYPCSRLAAAPCPPAAGPGPHGLRTHGYCASAYESLYGNTSPDYNSSEYDGGLSPPLCINGNFSLKQDSSSPDHEKSYHYSMHYSALPGSRPAAHNLVFGSAGMRGGVHSENIFPYDMHLPHERGPMYEELNAFFHN; encoded by the coding sequence ATGTTGACGCGACTTTTCAGCGAGCCCAGCCTGGTCCCCGAAGTCCCGAAATTCCCCGGTTGGGCCGAGGAGTGCGAGGAGGATGCCCGGAGCGAGAAGGAGGAGCGGGCGGGGAAGGGCTGCGCCCTCCCCGAGGAGCCGCCCGAGGGTTCGCTGGGAGAGAGCAAAGAGGAAGGGGAGCTAGGAggggacgaggaggaggaggaggaggaggaggaaggccTGGAGGAGGCGGAGGGCGAGCGGCCCAAGAAGCGCGGCCCCAAGAAGAGGAAGATGACGAAGGCGCGGCTGGAGCGGTCCAAGCTGCGGCGGCAGAAGGCGAACGCCCGGGAGAGGAACCGGATGCACGACCTGAACGCGGCCCTGGACAACCTGCGCAAGGTGGTTCCCTGCTActccaaaacccaaaaactctCCAAAATCGAGACCCTCCGCTTGGCCAAGAACTACATCTGGGCTCTCTCCGAGATCCTGCGCTCGGGCAAGCGGCCCGACCTGGTCTCCTACGTGCAGACTCTGTGCaaggggctgtcccagcccaccACCAACCTGGTGGCCGGCTGCCTCCAGCTCAACTCCCGCAACTTCCTGAcggagcagggccaggagggggGTCGGTTCCACGGCCCCAACGCCGCCTCCTTCGCCGTGCACCCCTACCCTTACCCTTGCTCGCGGCTGGCCGCGGCGCcctgcccgcccgccgccggccccgggcCGCACGGGCTGAGGACACACGGCTACTGCGCCTCCGCCTACGAGAGCCTCTACGGCAACACCTCCCCCGACTACAACAGCTCGGAGTACGACGGGGGGCTCAGCCCCCCGCTCTGCATCAACGGCAACTTCTCCCTCAAGCAGGACTCTTCATCCCCCGACCACGAGAAAAGCTACCACTACTCTATGCACTACTCGGCGCTGCCCggctcccgccccgccgcccaCAACTTGGTCTTCGGGTCGGCGGGGATGCGCGGGGGGGTCCACTCCGAGAACATCTTCCCCTACGACATGCACCTCCCGCACGAGCGGGGCCCCATGTACGAGGAGCTCAACGCCTTCTTCCACAActga